The genome window GTCGACGGAGCAACGACGGAGTAGTGAGTGTTGGGGAAACCGAGGAACATGACCCGGATGCCTCCCTCGACGAAGATCAGGATGAAGATTCACAGCTGGATGAGACTGCTGAACCGTCCGACTCTTCTGAAGAGCAGGATGCCCAAGCGAGTGAGCCCGAGGCGAAACCGCTCATTGCTTCTCTGCGCTACAGCCAGTACAGTGCGTCCCCTGACACGGTGAGGGTCGTCATTGAGCTGAACCAAAAGAGTCAGTATAATGTAGCGTATACGGATGACGGCATCGAAGTGAAGGTCACACCGAAGCCGCAGAAGACCGGATTTTTGATCGTGGTGGATGCCGGACACGGCGGAAAAGACCCAGGCACACTTGGCGCTGCGGGCAATCACGAGAAGGATTACAATCTGGCGGTAGCGAACAAGGTCGTCGCGCTGCTGGGGCAGTATAAAGAGTTCCAGGTGGTTCCGGTGCGCACGACAGACGTGTTCTACGAGCTGTCGGAGCGGGTCGCGATCGCCAATGAGCGGAATGCGGATTTGTTCCTCTCGATTCACGCCAATGCTTTCCCTAAGGCAACGGCTGGCGGTACGGAGACTTTCTACTATAATGCCAACAGCAAAACGTTTGCCCAAATCGTACACAAACACCTGCAAGGTGCAACGCAGTTTACGGATCGAGGATACAAACAGTCAGGCTACTACGTCATCAAGAACACGAAGATGCCAGCTGTTTTGACCGAAACAGGATTCCTCTCCAATCCTTCTGAAAATGCCAAGCTGACCAATCCGGCATTCCAGGACAAGATCGCCCAGGCACTCGTTGCAGCCATTCGCGAATACTATCAGTCTTACCAGTAAGGGAGGCTTTCGATGAAACGTCGTCAAATGATTGGGATGGCTGTTTTGGCCACACTGCTCGTAGCCGGTTGCGGACAAAAGGCGGCACCAGCGCCAACACCGACTGCTCCAGCCGAACAGACCACAGGCTCGAATCAACCACCTGCGACTACCGAGCCGAAGCTGACCAAGCAAACCATTTCTGTCTATTACTCAGATAACAATTTGATGGAATTGCAAAAGGAAGAGCAGGAAATTTCTTTTGCCGAAGACATCGAGAAATATAAAAAGACGCTCGAATTGTTGGAGAAACCGAAAAAAGCGGACGAGCATGTACCGCTATGGACGGATTTCCACTATCATTCCGTCACATTCGATAAGGGAACGGTGACGATCGACGCGGACAGCAAGAACCAGTACAACATGGGGTCGAGCGGTGAAGCGATGGCATTGGATGCCTTGAAACAATCGCTGTTT of Brevibacillus choshinensis contains these proteins:
- a CDS encoding N-acetylmuramoyl-L-alanine amidase family protein — protein: MKRRLYPLLLSLLVLLFIPGWAAASSAEEEKVNLMIGGQAVSPEVPPVIKNGRTLVPVRVIAEGLGADVAWNEAARTATITRGNQQLSLTLDSTGAKVNGKQVKLDAAPVISKQRMLLPLRFVGESLGVTVGWDNSSRTVIANETPEVELNGRKPAGAIGLYQVDDTMYVTAQAVADQLGLKGFQWSRPERGKTIDDKLALPVSQLESELGGSFTWNQKKNVLEIERRNRLTDVSQEGDLVRIDTSMSVRAESFTLEGPNRIVLDLPQTALDDDLLELSRRSNDGVVSVGETEEHDPDASLDEDQDEDSQLDETAEPSDSSEEQDAQASEPEAKPLIASLRYSQYSASPDTVRVVIELNQKSQYNVAYTDDGIEVKVTPKPQKTGFLIVVDAGHGGKDPGTLGAAGNHEKDYNLAVANKVVALLGQYKEFQVVPVRTTDVFYELSERVAIANERNADLFLSIHANAFPKATAGGTETFYYNANSKTFAQIVHKHLQGATQFTDRGYKQSGYYVIKNTKMPAVLTETGFLSNPSENAKLTNPAFQDKIAQALVAAIREYYQSYQ
- a CDS encoding GerMN domain-containing protein, yielding MKRRQMIGMAVLATLLVAGCGQKAAPAPTPTAPAEQTTGSNQPPATTEPKLTKQTISVYYSDNNLMELQKEEQEISFAEDIEKYKKTLELLEKPKKADEHVPLWTDFHYHSVTFDKGTVTIDADSKNQYNMGSSGEAMALDALKQSLFQFPEVERIVILEDGKKVESLMGHMEVSEPLTRDKQ